A genome region from Bufo gargarizans isolate SCDJY-AF-19 chromosome 2, ASM1485885v1, whole genome shotgun sequence includes the following:
- the FDXACB1 gene encoding ferredoxin-fold anticodon-binding domain-containing protein 1 yields MMDQDPEKKTLTLLLVGEGNFSFAASLCDAGSHHITATCCESEEVVCTQHLTWSSVQHLRSQGAAVHFGVDATKLHEYVFLSNQPYDRIIFNFPHCGRKAGVKKNRDLLCHFFRSCAEVLSPKGEVHVALCEGQGGTPADQPKREWHNSWQVAAMAAMAGFILTSVVPFDSDQHCGYQSTGYRSQQKSFHVVGALTHVFTRSLPLENLAALQLIDALTSVQDPKCTEAAVDRGFLWNTSCHPISVIYKELIKRCEEKLPLNVIEDTFPLTCQDDSCLGRPSYPAAPSSLYFVMPGKDKGASEIMDDFHKKDILQAPYLGSTQTNPGTGLCHLRPSLTCFIDDLTRRAILRPNDLTIVSGLVFRKCLISPRTLPVYHEVLMMLAYRGHTLTDRLQLLMDTVKDAIDTIAVSVILPSTETKDNEKMGNCLSRFVVTFHQNKEDYTITFSSADFDQIIGTIRTVPPGEQYEELGFLTVALNIDLVAMSLLGIEDWRMLWTEDERFIEQFRHQDLKPFQSFSLYPPYYIHDVSFWVDGNSVFDHVQFHTIALRMSKGNIVDVQLLDRYENVETGRTGLCYRMKYQSCDRALGYRSALTMQLLLREELQRSLRVTVR; encoded by the exons ATGATGG ATCAAGATCCGGAGAAGAAGACTCTTACTCTTCTGTTGGTCGGAGAAGGAAATTTTTCATTCGCTGCCTCCCTGTGTGACGCGGGCAGTCATCACATCACTGCCACCTGCTGTGAGTCAGAAGAGGTTGTGTGCACCCAGCACCTCACATGGAGCAGCGTCCAGCACCTTAGAAGTCAAG GAGCAGCGGTTCACTTTGGCGTGGATGCCACAAAGCTCCATGAATATGTCTTTCTCTCCAATCAACCTTACGACAGAATCATTTTCAACTTCCCGCACTGCGGCAGAAAGGCGGGGGTGAAGAAGAACAGAGATTTGCTGTGTCATTTTTTTCGCAG TTGTGCGGAAGTTCTTTCTCCAAAAGGGGAAGTCCATGTGGCCTTATGCGAAGGGCAAGGtggcactcctgccgatcagcccAAGAGGGAATGGCATAACAGCTGGCAAGTGGCAGCCATGGCTGCTATGGCGGGGTTCATCCTGACATCGGTGGTCCCTTTTGATTCTGATCAGCACTGCGGTTACCAGAGCACGGGGTACAG GAGCCAGCAGAAATCCTTCCATGTGGTTGGAGCTTTGACTCATGTGTTCACCAGAAGTCTACCATTGGAGAACCTAGCAGCATTGCAGTTAATCGATGCACTAACTTCTGTCCAGGACCCAAAATGCACTGAAGCTGCAGTAGACAG GGGtttcctgtggaacacatcatgtcaCCCCATCAGTGTAATATATAAAGAACTGATAAAACGGTGTGAAGAGAAGCTGCCCCTAAACGTCATAGAAGACACGTTTCCCCTTACTTGTCAGGACGACTCTTGTTTAGGTCGCCCTTCATATCCAGCAGCTCCCTCCAGCCTGTACTTTGTGATGCCTGGTAAAGACAAGGGAGCATCGGAAATTATGGATGACTTCCACAAGAAGGATATTCTGCAGGCGCCTTACCTCGGCAGTACCCAAACCAATCCTGGCACTGGGCTATGTCATCTAAGACCCTCACTTACATGCTTTATTGATGACCTCACTCGCAGAGCCATCCTAAGACCCAATGACCTCACCATTGTGAGTGGGCTAGTTTTTAGGAAGTGCTTAATATCTCCCAGGACGTTGCCGGTTTATCATGAGGTCCTCATGATGTTAGCTTATCGAGGTCATACCCTGACAGATCGGCTGCAGCTGTTGATGGACACTGTCAAGGACGCCATAGACACCATTGCGGTGTCAGTCATCCTCCCTTCCACGGAAACCAAGGATAATGAGAAAATGGGAAATTGTTTGTCAAGATTCGTTGTAACGTTTCATCAGAACAAGGAAGATTACACCATCACCTTTTCCTCTGCCGATTTTGATCAGATAATAGGGACAATTAGGACGGTTCCTCCCGGAGAGCAGTACGAAGAGCTTGGGTTTCTTACAGTAGCTctaaatatagatttagtggccaTGAGTCTTCTGGGTATTGAAGACTGGCGAATGCTTTGGACAGAAGATGAAAGGTTCATAGAACAATTTCGTCATCAGGACTTGAAGCCTTTTCAGAGCTTTTCTCTGTATCCGCCATACTACATTCACGATGTTAGTTTTTGGGTTGACGGTAACTCCGTATTTGATCATGTGCAGTTTCACACCATAGCACTGCGAATGTCCAAGGGAAACATTGTTGATGTTCAGCTGCTGGACCGGTATGAAAATGTGGAAACTGGGAGAACTGGTCTGTGTTACCGGATGAAATATCAGTCTTGTGATCGAGCCCTTGGCTACAGATCAGCACTGACAATGCAGCTACTGCTAAGGGAGGAGCTGCAGAGGAGTCTCCGGGTCACTGTCCGGTAG